From Dehalobacter sp. 12DCB1:
AGGATGCGGCATCTTTCTTGGCCGAAGAATTGGGACCTGGGCCGGCAGCAAAGCTGAAGCCATTGGTGGCAGTATCTTATTTTTGATTGGCCTGAGAATGATCTTCAGTCTTATTTTCTAAGTCAATCAAATTATAATTTACTAGTCCGGAAAAGAGGGTATAATGATATCTAAGAAAATTTTGTTTGTTTGTACAGGAAATACATGCCGAAGCCCGATGGCAGAAGGTCTTGCCCGCTTATACTTTCCGGAAGGGGTTGAGATTTTCTCGGCTGGTATTCAGGCTTTGGATGGCGATCCCGTCAGCCCGTATGCAGGGCAAATTCTCCAGGAAAGGGGAATTGATTCCCGGCAACACCGAGCAGCCAGACTGCAAAAAGACACACTTGCTGCAGCGGGCCTGATCCTGACAATGACCAAAGCTCAGAAAAAATTATTGGTCAGTATTTATCCGGAATATCAGGATAAAATCATGCAGCTCGGAGAATGGGCTGGTTTAGATAAAGAAATTTCCGATCCATGGCTAGGATCTCTGGAAACATATAGGTTATGTGCGGAAGAAATTGAAGAAACGATCAAAGCCGGAATAAGGCGGTATCAAGAGAAAAGTTAGCGCCTGTAAATGCTAAATTACAAAAAATAATGATAAAAAACTACGGAGTTTAGGAGGCAGAAATGAAAATTGCATTGGGTGCAGATCATGCAGGATATCAGCTTAAGGAGTGCATCAAAGAATTTCTTGCGGAAAAAGGCTACGAAATTCTAGATTGCGGTACAGACAGCGACAGTTCCGTTGATTATCCGGAGTATGGATTCAATGTCGGGAAAGCAGTGATAGAAAATAAAGTAGATTCTGGAATCGTGGTCTGTGGCACCGGAATAGGGATTTCCATCGCAGCTAATAAAGTCAAGGGAACTCGGGCTGCCCTTTGTACCGACAGTTATATGGCCAAGATGGCCAGGCAGCATAATAATGCTAATATTCTAGCACTTGGAGCAAGGGTAATTGGTCAGGGTGTTGCGCTGGATATTGTCGAGACTTTTTTGACGACATCCTTCAGCGGGTGGAAACATGCCAGAAGAGTAGATATGATTAGCGATTTTGAACAGTAATTTTAATCTTTAGGCTGAGAATATTGGCCAAAAAAATAAGAAAGGCGTGAGGGTACTATGGCGGATAAGAAGGAAATGCTTCAACAAATCAAAGATGAGTGGGAGCATATTCTTCAAGCCTTTGAGGATATAGCTGAACTAAAGCCTGGACAACTGTTGGTTATCGGCTGCAGCACGAGTGAAATTATCGGCGAGAAGATTGGCAAAGCCGGTAACAAAGAAGTAGCTGATGTTCTGTTTGAACCACTTCGGAAGTGGGCGGACAAGCTTGGGATTCTTTTGGCGGTTCAATGCTGTGAGCATTTAAACCGGGTGCTCATCGTAGAAAGAAATGCGGTTGACAGGCTGAATCTTGAACCCGTTGTGGTGATACCCTCTCTTTCAGCAGGCGGAGCAATGTCCCTGGCTGCCTGGGGAAATTTTTCCGATCCTGTTACTGTCGAACAGGTTAGGGCTGATGCCGGAATTGATATCGGAGACACGTTGATTGGTATGCATCTTCGCCCGGTGGCCGTCCCACTAAGGATTAATGTCCGGAAACTTGGTGCGGCTCATCTTAATCTTGCCAAAACTCGGCCGAAGTATGTCGGCGGCCCAAGAGCTTCTTACCCCTGTAACTGAGGCGGGTCAGGACAGAAGTTTATACGATGGCATATGCTAAACAGAATAATTTTAAGGTTGATAAGATGCAGAGAAGGTAACAATATCCTAGTTATTTATGATAGAGGTGAATATTTAGATGGATTATATTCAGAAATATTTAGCAATCCAGGACTCTGAGGTAGCAAAAGCCATAGAGCTGGAAGAAAACAGACAGGAAAATAAAATTGAACTCATCGCTTCGGAAAACTTTGTCAGCAGGGCAGTTATGGCTGCTCAGGGTTCGGTCCTCACAAACAAATACGCCGAAGGATATCCGGGAAAACGTTATTACGGCGGATGTGAGCATGTTGATATAGTTGAAAGCCTGGCCAGGGAAAGGGTCAAAAAACTGTTTAATGCGGAACATGCTAATGTTCAGCCCCATTCAGGAGCGCAGGCCAATACAGCAGTTTATTTTGCAATGCTGAATCCTGGGGACACGGTTCTGGGCATGGACCTGTCTCATGGGGGGCATCTTACGCATGGAAGTCAGGTCAATATCTCGGGAAAATATTTCAATTTTATTGAATATGGCGTTGATAAGGAAACAGAACGGATTGATTACGACAATCTGCATAAACTGGCGCT
This genomic window contains:
- a CDS encoding low molecular weight protein arginine phosphatase, whose protein sequence is MISKKILFVCTGNTCRSPMAEGLARLYFPEGVEIFSAGIQALDGDPVSPYAGQILQERGIDSRQHRAARLQKDTLAAAGLILTMTKAQKKLLVSIYPEYQDKIMQLGEWAGLDKEISDPWLGSLETYRLCAEEIEETIKAGIRRYQEKS
- the rpiB gene encoding ribose 5-phosphate isomerase B, yielding MKIALGADHAGYQLKECIKEFLAEKGYEILDCGTDSDSSVDYPEYGFNVGKAVIENKVDSGIVVCGTGIGISIAANKVKGTRAALCTDSYMAKMARQHNNANILALGARVIGQGVALDIVETFLTTSFSGWKHARRVDMISDFEQ
- a CDS encoding TIGR01440 family protein, giving the protein MADKKEMLQQIKDEWEHILQAFEDIAELKPGQLLVIGCSTSEIIGEKIGKAGNKEVADVLFEPLRKWADKLGILLAVQCCEHLNRVLIVERNAVDRLNLEPVVVIPSLSAGGAMSLAAWGNFSDPVTVEQVRADAGIDIGDTLIGMHLRPVAVPLRINVRKLGAAHLNLAKTRPKYVGGPRASYPCN